The Rhizobium sp. ACO-34A genome segment GCTGATCTGCCAGTGCAGCTCCAGCGGATCGACGCCGTCGCGGAAGACGCCGCTCTCCTGCCCGCGCCGCAGCACGCCTTCCAGAGCCTCGATCGCCGGGCGGTTCAGCCCGCGAATGGTCTCGGAAAGCTGCATGTGGCGGCCGTGATGGATGTTCTCGATCATCACCATACGGATGAAATCCGGGTTGCGCCGGTGGTGCTCGAAGGTGAAGCGACAGAGCTTGTCGAGGGCGGCGACCGGCTCCAGCCCGTCCAGCTCCAGATCGCTCTCGCCGCCGCGCACCTTGCCATAGGCCTCGTCCAGAACGTGCTGGTAAAGCCCCTCCTTGTCGCCGAAATAATAGTAGATCATGCGCTTGGACGTGCGCGTGCGGGCCGCGATCTCGTCGATCCGCGCGCCGGAAAGGCCGTTCTGGGAGAATTCCTCCATGGCGACCGACAGGATATCGCGGCGAACGCCTTCGGGATCGCGTTTCGCCTGCCGGGGTTCCCGGGCTTGCCTGCCGTCGCTCGCCGCAGCGTTCGCTTTCATCGTCCATCCATCGCCGGGCTGGCCACGGGCCTGCCTTTGTATTAACTAACTAGTACATAAAGCCGGAAAGGAAGGCAATATGGCCAGCTACGAGACAGGCAGACAGCGCGTGAAGATGCGGACCTCGATAGCGACCGTATCGATCAGCGGGGATTTCCCGGAAAAGCTTGCGGCGATCGCCAGGGCGGGGTTTACCGGCGTCGAGATCTTCGAGAACGATTTCCTCACCCATGACGCCTCGCCGCGGGAAGTCGCGGGCATGGCGCGCGACCAGGGGCTGGAGATCACCCTGTTCCAGCCCTTCCGCGATTTCGAGGGCATGCCGGAGCCGCAGCGCGCCCGCGTCTTCGACCGGGCCGAGCGCAAGTTCGACATCATGGGCGAGCTGGGCACCGACCTGATGCTGATCTGCTCCAACGTCTCGCCGATCTCGCTCGGCGGCATCGACCGGGCGGCGGCCGATTTCTACGAGCTTGGCGAGCGGGCGGCAAGGCACGGCGTGCGCGTCGGCTACGAGGCGCTGGCCTGGGGCCGCCACATCAGCGACCACCGCGACGCCTGGGAGATCGTGCGCCGCGCCGGGCACGACAATATCGGCATCATCCTCGACAGCTTCCACACGCTGTCGCGCAAGATCGACGTCAACAGCATCCGGGCGATCCCCGGCGACAAGATCTTCATCGTGCAGCTTGCCGATGCGCCGCTGATCGACATGGACCTGCTCTACTGGAGCCGCCACTTCCGCAACATGCCCGGCGAAGGCGACCTGCCGGTGGTGGATTTCATGCGGGCCGTCGCCGCGACCGGCTATGACGGGCCGCTGTCGCTGGAGATCTTCAACGATCAGTTTCGCGGCGGCTCGGCCCGGGCGATTGCCGAGGACGGCCATCGCTCGCTCGTCTACATCATGGATCAGGTGAAGCGGCTCGAACCCGACATCCGCATCGAGGTGCCGGACATGCCGGCGCGTGTGGCGGCCAGGGGCGTGGAGTTCGTGGAATTCGTCGCGGGCCCCTCGGAAAAGACCAATCTGGAGGAGCTTCTTGCCAGCCTCGGCTTTGCCCGTACCGGCGGCCATCGCAACCGCAAGGTCGATCTCTACACCCAGGGCGATATCCGCATCGTCATCAACAGCGATATCGGCAGCGACAGCTTTGCCGGCGCTTCCTATTCGGTGCACGGGGCCAATGCCTATGCCTTCGGCATGAAGGTGGAGGATGCCGAGGCCACGGTACTGAGGGCCGCAGCCCTCGGTGCGCCGGTCTTTGCCGAACCGCGCCATGAAGGCGAGGTGGCGGTTCCCGCGATCCAGGGCGTGGGCAATGGCGTCATCTATTTCCTCGACGACACGCCGGCGCTCGCCTCGATCTGGACGAACGAGTTTACCCCGGTGGACGAGAAGCCCGCCGGAAACGCAGGCCTGACCCGCATCGACCATCTCGCTCAGACCACGCGCTATGACGAGATGCTGACCTGGCTTCTGTTCTACACCTCGATCTTCGAGACGCGGCGGACCCCGATGGTCGACGTGGTCGATCCGGGCGGGCTGGTGCGCAGCCAGGCGGTGGAAAGCCTCGACGGCCACGGCTTCCGCCTGACGATGAACGGCGCCGACAGCCGCAAGACCTTCGCCGGCAAGTTCCTGGCGGAAAGCTTCGGCACCAGCATCCAGCACATCGCATTCGCCACCGACGACATCTTCGTGACCGCGCGCAACCTCACTACGCTCGGCTTCCAGGCGCTGCCGATCTCGCGCAACTACTATGATGATCTGGAGGCCCGGTTCGGGCTGGAACCCGATTTCTCCGACGCGCTGAGGGCGGCGAGCATCCTTTACGACCGCGACGAGGGCGGCGAGTACTTCCAGATCTACAGCCGCACCTTCGGCGAGGGCTTCTTCTTCGAAATCGTCGAGCGGCGCGGCAATTACGGCGGCTACGGCGCGATGAACGCCCCCTTCCGCATCGCGGCCCAGCGCCGTCTGTTCCGGCCCGAGGGCATGCCGAGGGAATGAGGCCGGGCCGATGACAGCCTGTCCGTAAAGGCCTGCGAGCCTTCCGGGCGGGTTGCCGGGACAACTCAGACCGAACTGAGCAGCAGGCTCGTCTCGCTGTTCGAAACGCCGTCGATCATGCGCACCTCGCGCAGCACCCGGTCGAAATCGGAGAGGCTGCCGGCGCGGATATTGGCGATCAGGTCCCAGTTGCCGTTGGTGGTGTGCAGCGAGGAAATCTCGGGAATGCCGTGCAGCTTGCGGATGACCTGCGTCGTCGACTTGCCGATCACCTCGATCATCATCACTGCATGCACCGAGCGGTCGTCGTAATCCTCCCGCACCCGGACCGTGAAACCCAGAAGCGTGCCGGTTCCCGTCAGCCGGTCCAGCCGGTTCTGCACCGTGCCGCGCGCCACGCCGAGCGCATCGGACAGCTTTGCCAGCGAGGCGCGGCCGTCGATGCGCAGATGGGCGATGATGCGGCGGTCGAGTTCGTCGGGAATGTATTTGGCGACGTTCATGGCTTCTCTCCCGGCTTCACCGCCGGATTAGCGATAATGACAATCAAGCTATACAATTTGCGCAGATTTCTGGCGAAAACAACATGGTTTTGCGATTTCGGTTAGACGGTGCACCTTGCTAGCCTGAGCTTTGACCAAGCCAAGGAATCGTCCATGCCGCAATCGCCCTCCGAAAAGGCTCTCATTCCCTTCGTCAGCGTCGAGAACATGATGCGCCTCGTGCATCACGTCGGCATCGAGACGATGCTTGCGGAACTGACGGATGCGGTCGAGGAGGATTTTCGCCGCTGGGAGAGTTTCGACAAGACGCCGCGCGTCGCCTCCCATTCGCGCGAGGGCGTGATCGAGCTGATGCCGACCTCCGACGGCGATCTCTATGGCTTCAAATATGTCAACGGTCATCCGCGCAACATGGCGGAAGGGCTGCAGACGGTGACCGCCTTCGGCCTGCTGGCCAAGGTTTCCACCGGCTATCCGGTGCTCCTGACGGAAATGACCCTGCTGACGGCGCTGCGCACCGCCGCGACCTCGGCGATGGCGGCCCGCCATCTCGCGCCCAAGGGCGCGAAGGTCATGGCGATGATCGGAAACGGGGCGCAGGCCGAATTCCAGGCGCTGGCGATGAAGGTCGTGCTCGGCATCGAGGAAGTCAGGCTCTATGACATCGACCGCCGGGCAACGGAAAAGACGGTTCGCAATCTTGAGGGA includes the following:
- a CDS encoding TetR family transcriptional regulator, translating into MKANAAASDGRQAREPRQAKRDPEGVRRDILSVAMEEFSQNGLSGARIDEIAARTRTSKRMIYYYFGDKEGLYQHVLDEAYGKVRGGESDLELDGLEPVAALDKLCRFTFEHHRRNPDFIRMVMIENIHHGRHMQLSETIRGLNRPAIEALEGVLRRGQESGVFRDGVDPLELHWQISALSFFNVSNAATFAFIFGDGLFTPEGQETLSRHAADMVLRYVLKAEHIGAIEKDGR
- a CDS encoding ornithine cyclodeaminase (catalyzes the formation of L-proline from L-ornithine), which gives rise to MPQSPSEKALIPFVSVENMMRLVHHVGIETMLAELTDAVEEDFRRWESFDKTPRVASHSREGVIELMPTSDGDLYGFKYVNGHPRNMAEGLQTVTAFGLLAKVSTGYPVLLTEMTLLTALRTAATSAMAARHLAPKGAKVMAMIGNGAQAEFQALAMKVVLGIEEVRLYDIDRRATEKTVRNLEGTGLRVTACTSAQSAIEGAAIITTCTADKQFATILTDNMVGAGVHINAIGGDCPGKTELHRDILLRADTFVEYPPQTRIEGEIQQMAPDYPVTELWRVVRGEAEGRRDAGQITLFDSVGFATEDFSALRYVREKLKGTDFYQEIDIIADPDDPRDLFGMLQRAR
- a CDS encoding AsnC family transcriptional regulator; the protein is MNVAKYIPDELDRRIIAHLRIDGRASLAKLSDALGVARGTVQNRLDRLTGTGTLLGFTVRVREDYDDRSVHAVMMIEVIGKSTTQVIRKLHGIPEISSLHTTNGNWDLIANIRAGSLSDFDRVLREVRMIDGVSNSETSLLLSSV
- a CDS encoding 3-keto-5-aminohexanoate cleavage protein; its protein translation is MRTSIATVSISGDFPEKLAAIARAGFTGVEIFENDFLTHDASPREVAGMARDQGLEITLFQPFRDFEGMPEPQRARVFDRAERKFDIMGELGTDLMLICSNVSPISLGGIDRAAADFYELGERAARHGVRVGYEALAWGRHISDHRDAWEIVRRAGHDNIGIILDSFHTLSRKIDVNSIRAIPGDKIFIVQLADAPLIDMDLLYWSRHFRNMPGEGDLPVVDFMRAVAATGYDGPLSLEIFNDQFRGGSARAIAEDGHRSLVYIMDQVKRLEPDIRIEVPDMPARVAARGVEFVEFVAGPSEKTNLEELLASLGFARTGGHRNRKVDLYTQGDIRIVINSDIGSDSFAGASYSVHGANAYAFGMKVEDAEATVLRAAALGAPVFAEPRHEGEVAVPAIQGVGNGVIYFLDDTPALASIWTNEFTPVDEKPAGNAGLTRIDHLAQTTRYDEMLTWLLFYTSIFETRRTPMVDVVDPGGLVRSQAVESLDGHGFRLTMNGADSRKTFAGKFLAESFGTSIQHIAFATDDIFVTARNLTTLGFQALPISRNYYDDLEARFGLEPDFSDALRAASILYDRDEGGEYFQIYSRTFGEGFFFEIVERRGNYGGYGAMNAPFRIAAQRRLFRPEGMPRE